A window from Brachyhypopomus gauderio isolate BG-103 chromosome 6, BGAUD_0.2, whole genome shotgun sequence encodes these proteins:
- the nelfe gene encoding negative elongation factor E, with translation MAVFPSSLTEEEETLQKKYAKLKKKKKALLALKKQSSNSQTSQTGLKRTLSDQPVVDTATATEQAKMLIKSGAISAIKSENKNSGFKRSRTLEGKLKDPDKGPALAFLPFQRSVSTDEELPESAKRAHRKSLYESFVTPGDRSRDDDDSGGVPSSRDFERERERELERDRDRDRERERERDRERERDRDRGRDRERDRDRSRDRERDRERDGPFRRSDSYPERRNVRKGNTVYVYGAGLVEDSLRSAFSQHGNIIDLSMDSPRNCAFVTFEKMESADQAVQELNGIAVGDVTIKVSIARKQPMLDAATGKSVWASLAVQNSAKGSYRDKRNQVVYSEDFI, from the exons ATGGCGGTATTTCCGAGCTCATtaacggaggaggaagagacgCTGCAGAAGAAATACGCCAAGTTAAAGAAAAAG AAAAAGGCCCTTTTGGCCCTCAAGAAGCAGAGCTCAAACAGCCAGACGAGCCAGACTGGCCTGAAACGCA CCCTGTCGGATCAGCCTGTGGTGGACACAGCGACGGCCACCGAGCAGGCCAAGATGCTCATCAAGTCTGGTGCAATAAGTGCCATCAAGTCAGAGAACAAGAACTCTGGGTTCAAGCGTTCTAGAACACTTGAGGGCAAGTTAAAG GATCCAGACAAAGGTCCTGCTCTAGCATTCTTGCCGTTTCAGAGGAGCGTTTCCACAGATGAGGAGCTTCCAGAG TCTGCTAAAAGGGCGCATAGAAAGTCTCTGTATGAAAG TTTTGTCACCCCGGGAGACCGCTCTCGTGATGACGATGACAGTGGTGGAGTGCCGTCCAGCCGTGACTttgagcgtgagagagagagagagctggaaaGAGACAGAGATCGAGACCGAGAACGGGAACGTGAGCGGGATCGTGAACGTGAGCGGGATCGGGACCGAGGGCGGGACAGGGAGCGGGATCGGGACCGAAGCCGTGACAGAGAGCGAGAccgagagagagatggaccctTTAGAC GCTCGGACTCGTACCCGGAGCGGCGGAATGTTCGGAAGGGCAACACGGTGTACGTGTACGGCGCGGGACTAGTGGAGGACAGCTTGCGTTCGGCTTTCTCTCAACATGGCAACATAATCGACCTGTCCATGGATTCGCCCCGCAA CTGTGCCTTTGTCACGTTTGAGAAGATGGAGTCAGCAGATCAGGCTGTACAAGAG CTGAACGGCATCGCGGTGGGCGACGTCACCATTAAGGTGAGCATCGCCAGGAAGCAGCCCATGCTGGACGCCGCTACAGGCAAGAGTGTCTGGGCCTCTCTGG CTGTCCAGAACAGTGCCAAGGGCTCCTACCGGGACAAGCGCAATCAAGTCGTCTACAGTGAGGACTTCATCTGA
- the LOC143516671 gene encoding zinc finger and BTB domain-containing protein 12-like isoform X1 encodes MDEVCFRLPGHGDAALRSMTCLRDQLHFCDITITAGGRQMFRGHKVVLAASSAFLRDQFLLNPSAELQQVSVLHSSTVIRDLLQSCYTGILRFSAKEIVNYLTAASYLQMEHVVEKCRGALSNYLQPRNHSPAGTLKTEDTQSMPVIVSGSAHSLDSVSPPSDHTSSLQPHSSEEEAQVSGDERPVTQQRDEDDDDLSIHQVRASDCSGYIQEEEARNDFTVFQVHVKEDHQDPGDGAGIPEEARETVEVLDTQEEELGRDEDGAAGSSQRGGQRPWRRRHGEPKGGRGRGFKHRKRYTFRERRPLGNFQQAWRFPTSDEIMGNFPTDMGTDYLSAPTLVDGTLRVEYRGAEGQGNVPGSDCGPAHFGLDAPGGVDDMGVVAVPADEEARGDDSVAVVGSTSCVTGTVACEHCGLAFSSVQALAAHSRATHLLYVCPCCGKHFSHSSNLSRHMAVHRATKLHSCPLCHKTFTQKSTLCDHMNMHSGARPHVCAFCHVCFAHKPALRRHLKEQHGKTTAQNYLEIQRESGAVAGGGGV; translated from the exons ATGGACGAGGTGTGCTTCCGCCTGCCTGGCCACGGCGATGCCGCCCTGAGGAGCATGACCTGTCTGCGGGACCAGCTGCACTTCTGCGACATCACCATCACGGCAGGGGGCCGGCAGATGTTCCGGGGACATAAAGTAGTGCTGGCGGCCTCCTCCGCCTTCCTCAGGGACCAGTTCCTGCTGAACCCGTCTGCGGAGTTGCAG CAGGTGTCAGTGTTGCACAGCTCAACAGTCATACGGGACCTCCTGCAGTCCTGTTACACCGGCATCTTACGGTTTAGTGCCAAAGAGATTGTAAATTACCTGACTGCAGCCAGCTACCTCCAAATGGAGCATGTGGTGGAGAAATGCCGGGGAGCACTTAGCAACTACCTGCAGCCCAGGAACCACAGTCCAGCAGGA ACTTTGAAAACCGAGGACACCCAGTCCATGCCGGTGATTGTCAGTGGAAGCGCACATAGTCTGGACTCTGTGTCGCCCCCTTCTGACCATACGTCGTCGCTGCAGCCTCACAGCTCTGAGGAGGAGGCTCAGGTGTCTGGTGATGAACGCCCTGTTACCCAGCAGAGAGATGAGGACGATGATGATTTGTCCATACATCAG GTTAGAGCATCAGACTGTTCCGGATATATTCAGGAGGAAGAAGCCAGGAACGATTTTACTGTGTTTCAGGTGCACGTAAAGGAGGACCACCAAGACCCAGGAGATGGTGCTGGTATCCCAGAGGAGGCCAGAGAGACGGTGGAAGTGTTGGACacgcaggaggaggagctgggcagGGACGAAGACGGGGCCGCAGGGAGCAGCCAGAGGGGCGGGCAGCGTCCGTGGAGGCGGAGACACGGGGAGCCCAAGGGCGGCCGAGGGCGGGGCTTCAAACACAGGAAACGCTACACCTTCCGCGAGCGACGGCCTCTGGGTAATTTCCAGCAAGCTTGGCGCTTTCCGACCTCCGACGAGATCATGGGTAATTTCCCCACGGACATGGGGACGGACTACCTGTCCGCCCCGACTCTTGTCGACGGCACGCTGCGGGTGGAGTACCGGGGCGCCGAAGGCCAGGGGAACGTTCCGGGCTCGGACTGCGGCCCGGCCCACTTCGGCCTGGACGCCCCCGGCGGCGTGGACGACATGGGGGTGGTGGCGGTGCCCGCGGACGAGGAGGCCCGCGGCGACGACTCGGTGGCCGTGGTGGGCTCCACGTCGTGCGTGACCGGCACGGTGGCGTGCGAGCACTGCGGCCTGGCCTTCTCCTCCGTGCAGGCCCTGGCCGCGCACTCTCGGGCCACCCACCTGCTCTACGTCTGCCCCTGCTGCGGGAAACACTTCAGCCACTCCAGCAACCTGAGCCGCCACATGGCCGTCCACCGGGCCACCAAGCTGCACAGCTGCCCGCTCTGCCACAAGACCTTCACCCAGAAGTCCACGCTGTGCGACCACATGAACATGCACAGCGGCGCCCGGCCGCACGTCTGCGCCTTCTGCCACGTCTGCTTCGCCCACAAGCCCGCTCTACGGCGCCACCTGAAGGAGCAGCACGGGAAGACCACCGCCCAGAACTACCTGGAGATCCAGAGGGAGAGCGGCGCCGTGGCCGGGGGCGGAGGCGTTTAA
- the LOC143516671 gene encoding zinc finger and BTB domain-containing protein 12-like isoform X2, protein MDEVCFRLPGHGDAALRSMTCLRDQLHFCDITITAGGRQMFRGHKVVLAASSAFLRDQFLLNPSAELQVSVLHSSTVIRDLLQSCYTGILRFSAKEIVNYLTAASYLQMEHVVEKCRGALSNYLQPRNHSPAGTLKTEDTQSMPVIVSGSAHSLDSVSPPSDHTSSLQPHSSEEEAQVSGDERPVTQQRDEDDDDLSIHQVRASDCSGYIQEEEARNDFTVFQVHVKEDHQDPGDGAGIPEEARETVEVLDTQEEELGRDEDGAAGSSQRGGQRPWRRRHGEPKGGRGRGFKHRKRYTFRERRPLGNFQQAWRFPTSDEIMGNFPTDMGTDYLSAPTLVDGTLRVEYRGAEGQGNVPGSDCGPAHFGLDAPGGVDDMGVVAVPADEEARGDDSVAVVGSTSCVTGTVACEHCGLAFSSVQALAAHSRATHLLYVCPCCGKHFSHSSNLSRHMAVHRATKLHSCPLCHKTFTQKSTLCDHMNMHSGARPHVCAFCHVCFAHKPALRRHLKEQHGKTTAQNYLEIQRESGAVAGGGGV, encoded by the exons ATGGACGAGGTGTGCTTCCGCCTGCCTGGCCACGGCGATGCCGCCCTGAGGAGCATGACCTGTCTGCGGGACCAGCTGCACTTCTGCGACATCACCATCACGGCAGGGGGCCGGCAGATGTTCCGGGGACATAAAGTAGTGCTGGCGGCCTCCTCCGCCTTCCTCAGGGACCAGTTCCTGCTGAACCCGTCTGCGGAGTTGCAG GTGTCAGTGTTGCACAGCTCAACAGTCATACGGGACCTCCTGCAGTCCTGTTACACCGGCATCTTACGGTTTAGTGCCAAAGAGATTGTAAATTACCTGACTGCAGCCAGCTACCTCCAAATGGAGCATGTGGTGGAGAAATGCCGGGGAGCACTTAGCAACTACCTGCAGCCCAGGAACCACAGTCCAGCAGGA ACTTTGAAAACCGAGGACACCCAGTCCATGCCGGTGATTGTCAGTGGAAGCGCACATAGTCTGGACTCTGTGTCGCCCCCTTCTGACCATACGTCGTCGCTGCAGCCTCACAGCTCTGAGGAGGAGGCTCAGGTGTCTGGTGATGAACGCCCTGTTACCCAGCAGAGAGATGAGGACGATGATGATTTGTCCATACATCAG GTTAGAGCATCAGACTGTTCCGGATATATTCAGGAGGAAGAAGCCAGGAACGATTTTACTGTGTTTCAGGTGCACGTAAAGGAGGACCACCAAGACCCAGGAGATGGTGCTGGTATCCCAGAGGAGGCCAGAGAGACGGTGGAAGTGTTGGACacgcaggaggaggagctgggcagGGACGAAGACGGGGCCGCAGGGAGCAGCCAGAGGGGCGGGCAGCGTCCGTGGAGGCGGAGACACGGGGAGCCCAAGGGCGGCCGAGGGCGGGGCTTCAAACACAGGAAACGCTACACCTTCCGCGAGCGACGGCCTCTGGGTAATTTCCAGCAAGCTTGGCGCTTTCCGACCTCCGACGAGATCATGGGTAATTTCCCCACGGACATGGGGACGGACTACCTGTCCGCCCCGACTCTTGTCGACGGCACGCTGCGGGTGGAGTACCGGGGCGCCGAAGGCCAGGGGAACGTTCCGGGCTCGGACTGCGGCCCGGCCCACTTCGGCCTGGACGCCCCCGGCGGCGTGGACGACATGGGGGTGGTGGCGGTGCCCGCGGACGAGGAGGCCCGCGGCGACGACTCGGTGGCCGTGGTGGGCTCCACGTCGTGCGTGACCGGCACGGTGGCGTGCGAGCACTGCGGCCTGGCCTTCTCCTCCGTGCAGGCCCTGGCCGCGCACTCTCGGGCCACCCACCTGCTCTACGTCTGCCCCTGCTGCGGGAAACACTTCAGCCACTCCAGCAACCTGAGCCGCCACATGGCCGTCCACCGGGCCACCAAGCTGCACAGCTGCCCGCTCTGCCACAAGACCTTCACCCAGAAGTCCACGCTGTGCGACCACATGAACATGCACAGCGGCGCCCGGCCGCACGTCTGCGCCTTCTGCCACGTCTGCTTCGCCCACAAGCCCGCTCTACGGCGCCACCTGAAGGAGCAGCACGGGAAGACCACCGCCCAGAACTACCTGGAGATCCAGAGGGAGAGCGGCGCCGTGGCCGGGGGCGGAGGCGTTTAA